A part of Streptomyces sp. NBC_01235 genomic DNA contains:
- a CDS encoding DUF1152 domain-containing protein: protein MFSLHEPPFFTRLRDAHRILVAGAGGGFDVYAGLPLALALRSAGKDVHLANLSFADLYGLPAEVWQEPDVAAVRPDTPARGDYFPEHTLATWLDRHGLPATVYAFPRTGVKPLRDAYRALLDHLGGIDAVVLVDGGTDILMRGDEHGLGTPEEDMASLAAVRALDEVPHRLVACLGFGVDAYHGVNHALVLENLAALDRDGAYLGAFSLPRDSTEGTLYLDAVAHAQASTPGHPSIVNGSVAAAVRGDFGDVRFTERTRNSELFVNPLMALYFCVDAVGLARRNLYLDRLEDTVLMRQISTRVEEFRDGLPVLRQPRAFPH, encoded by the coding sequence GTGTTCTCCCTCCACGAACCCCCCTTCTTCACCCGGCTGCGCGACGCACACCGGATACTCGTCGCGGGTGCGGGCGGCGGCTTCGACGTGTACGCGGGCCTTCCGCTGGCGCTCGCCCTGCGGTCTGCGGGCAAGGACGTCCACCTGGCCAACCTGTCCTTCGCCGACCTGTACGGGCTGCCCGCCGAGGTCTGGCAGGAGCCGGACGTGGCGGCGGTGCGCCCCGACACCCCGGCCCGCGGCGACTACTTTCCCGAACACACCCTGGCAACCTGGCTGGACCGGCACGGCCTGCCCGCCACGGTGTATGCCTTCCCCCGGACCGGCGTGAAGCCCCTGCGGGACGCCTACCGTGCCCTCCTGGACCACCTGGGCGGGATCGACGCCGTCGTCCTGGTCGACGGCGGCACGGACATCCTGATGCGCGGCGACGAGCACGGCCTCGGCACGCCGGAGGAGGACATGGCCAGCCTGGCGGCCGTGCGCGCCCTCGACGAGGTCCCGCACCGGCTGGTGGCCTGCCTGGGCTTCGGCGTGGACGCGTATCACGGCGTCAACCACGCCCTGGTCCTGGAGAACCTGGCCGCGCTGGACCGCGACGGCGCCTACCTCGGCGCGTTCTCCCTCCCCCGCGACAGCACGGAGGGCACCCTCTACCTCGACGCGGTCGCCCACGCCCAGGCCTCCACCCCCGGCCACCCGAGCATCGTGAACGGCTCGGTCGCGGCCGCCGTACGCGGCGACTTCGGCGACGTGCGCTTCACCGAGCGGACGCGGAACAGCGAGCTGTTCGTGAACCCGCTCATGGCGCTGTACTTCTGCGTCGACGCCGTGGGGCTGGCCCGCCGCAACCTCTACCTGGACCGGCTGGAGGACACCGTCCTCATGCGCCAGATCAGCACCCGCGTCGAGGAGTTCCGGGACGGCCTTCCCGTCCTGCGGCAGCCCCGGGCGTTCCCCCACTGA
- a CDS encoding FAD-dependent oxidoreductase, which produces MPRPLRVAIVGAGPAGIYAADALLKSDVAADPGVSVDLFERMPAPFGLIRYGVAPDHPRIKGIITALHQVLDKPQIRLFGNVDYPNDISLDDLRAFYDAVIFSTGATADREMSVPGIELEGSYGAADFVSWYDGHPDVPRTWPLEAEKVAVLGVGNVALDVARVLAKTADELLPTEIPANVYEGLKANKALEIHVFGRRGPAQAKFSPMELRELDHSPNIEVIVDPEDIDYDDGSIATRRGNKQADMVAKTLENWAIRDVGERPHKLFLHFFESPSEILGEDGKVVGLRTERTVLDGTGNVKGTGEFKDWDVTAIYRAVGYLSEKLPKLPWDLDSGTVPDEGGRVIEESGAHLQSTYVTGWIRRGPVGLIGHTKGDANETVSNLLDDHANGRLHTPASPEPEAVDAFLAEREVRFTTWEGWYKLDAAEKALGEPQGRERVKIVEREDMLRESGA; this is translated from the coding sequence ATGCCCCGCCCCCTGCGGGTAGCCATTGTCGGAGCCGGCCCCGCCGGGATCTACGCCGCCGACGCGCTGCTCAAGTCCGATGTGGCCGCCGACCCTGGTGTCTCCGTCGATCTCTTCGAGCGCATGCCGGCCCCGTTCGGCCTGATCCGTTACGGCGTCGCCCCGGACCACCCGCGCATCAAGGGCATCATCACGGCCCTGCACCAGGTCCTCGACAAGCCGCAGATCCGCCTCTTCGGCAACGTCGACTACCCGAACGACATCAGCCTGGACGACCTGCGCGCCTTCTACGACGCCGTGATCTTCTCGACCGGCGCGACGGCCGACCGCGAGATGTCGGTCCCCGGCATCGAGCTGGAGGGCTCCTACGGCGCCGCGGACTTCGTCTCCTGGTACGACGGCCACCCGGACGTGCCGCGCACCTGGCCCCTGGAGGCCGAGAAGGTCGCCGTCCTGGGCGTCGGCAACGTCGCCCTCGACGTGGCCCGCGTGCTCGCCAAGACGGCGGACGAGCTGCTGCCCACGGAGATCCCGGCGAACGTCTACGAGGGCCTCAAGGCCAACAAGGCGCTGGAGATCCACGTCTTCGGCCGCCGTGGCCCGGCGCAGGCGAAGTTCTCCCCGATGGAGCTGCGGGAGCTGGACCACTCCCCCAACATCGAGGTCATCGTCGACCCGGAGGACATCGACTACGACGACGGCTCGATCGCGACCCGGCGCGGCAACAAGCAGGCCGACATGGTCGCCAAGACGCTGGAGAACTGGGCGATCCGCGACGTCGGCGAGCGCCCGCACAAGTTGTTCCTCCACTTCTTCGAGTCGCCCTCGGAGATCCTCGGCGAGGACGGCAAGGTCGTCGGCCTGCGCACCGAGCGCACCGTCCTCGACGGCACGGGCAACGTCAAGGGCACCGGCGAGTTCAAGGACTGGGACGTCACGGCGATCTACCGCGCCGTCGGCTACCTCTCCGAGAAGCTGCCGAAGCTGCCCTGGGACCTCGACTCGGGCACCGTCCCGGACGAGGGCGGCCGGGTCATCGAGGAGTCCGGCGCGCACCTGCAGTCCACCTACGTCACCGGCTGGATCCGGCGCGGCCCGGTCGGTCTGATCGGTCACACCAAGGGCGACGCCAACGAGACCGTGTCCAACCTTCTCGACGATCACGCCAACGGCCGTCTGCACACGCCTGCTTCGCCCGAGCCGGAGGCCGTGGACGCGTTCCTCGCCGAGCGCGAGGTCCGCTTCACCACCTGGGAGGGCTGGTACAAGCTGGACGCCGCCGAGAAGGCGCTGGGCGAGCCGCAGGGCCGCGAGCGCGTGAAGATCGTCGAGCGCGAGGACATGCTGCGGGAGAGCGGCGCGTAG